The DNA region TACCCCAAGACGGAGGATCCCGAACCGACGCCGAATAGGGTCTTCCCATGACGAGGGATGACCCCAGGCCCGGCCGGCCCCGAGATCCGCAGACCGACCAAGCCATCCTCCGCGCTGCTCTGAAGCTGTTGACAGACCGGGGATATGCAGGGATGTCGGTCGAGGGGGTGGCTTCCGAGGCAGGTGTCGGGAAGACCACCATCTACCGCCGCTACGCGTCGAAGGAGGAGTTGGTGGCCGCCGCCCTAGGGGCGTTGAGAGACGATCTGGGCCCGCTGCCGGACACGGGTGACACGCGTTCCGACATTGTCGAGATGATCCTGCAGATGCGCCAAGCCGTGCGGCGGGGTCCGGGCTTCGGGATGATCGGCGCTCTTCTCGTCGAGGAAACGCGAAGTCCCGAACTCTTCGAGTTGATGCGTGAACGGCTGCTGCGCCCACGCCGGGACGAGGCGATGATGGTCCTGAGGCGCGGTGTGGACCGGGGGGAGATCCGGGCCGATGTCGACCTGGAGATAGCCGTCCAAGCCATGGTCGGGGCGGTCTTCATGCGGCACATGTTCGGGGTTCCCGAGTCGAGGAGACGCATCGAACAGACCGTGGACATGGTCTGGAGCGGGCTGGCCGTCGCGCCGGAGGCTGACCGCCCTCCCATGCATGACCGCTGACCCGCCGTTGGATGGTGACCTGGTCAGTCGAGTCAACCTACTTGGGTCAGTGGTGGCGCGGTAGGTCTACAGTGCTGGTTGATGATTCCCGTTCTCACGGCTGAGCAATCCCGGCGCCAGGATGCGATGGCCACCGCGGATCCGCGCACCCTGCTGGACCGGGCCGGCCTGGCGGTCGCCTTGCAGGCGGTAGCCATGGGGGCAGGCTACGGGTCGACGGTGGCGGTGCTGGCCGGT from bacterium includes:
- a CDS encoding TetR/AcrR family transcriptional regulator; the encoded protein is MTRDDPRPGRPRDPQTDQAILRAALKLLTDRGYAGMSVEGVASEAGVGKTTIYRRYASKEELVAAALGALRDDLGPLPDTGDTRSDIVEMILQMRQAVRRGPGFGMIGALLVEETRSPELFELMRERLLRPRRDEAMMVLRRGVDRGEIRADVDLEIAVQAMVGAVFMRHMFGVPESRRRIEQTVDMVWSGLAVAPEADRPPMHDR